Proteins from a genomic interval of Colletotrichum higginsianum IMI 349063 chromosome 6, whole genome shotgun sequence:
- a CDS encoding Polyamine transport protein, with product MSQARQTRSLTPPTEVQRLTDPNTSAYKQAALRRYSSAEKLGGNPSNILSSHSPYSPPTAVRIDFCCSSQEDLALNPQLLAKDPEMLSNFFHPTKADDNRQRERSDTTGDFDETPLPSLRPSMADMSLKKVEGDVASSISAAKSGAFRHALLQTSSGRPNIIDKDLPVPPILSPQASKNHRSDTQDDKGDYENRLKIAIPSRKYPYTQPHDNTFPFIESQPSESMSNINPSFPRETVCVDPLLHPDESHIKAHHRGLLKGADFCDAGVQGQPIAQLPDASSSSSSSSSTSSEAAVVHARVRRAMTGDDLCLSTVEVTVPKHGGHSHATKIRPAFNSPAFHYPRGDQEQKSPIGVSKVRPFDPAKEHMLPERTILQSSAAADDNNGSLAAIPISKVRPFTQEPPQLNRHAGHQLVSKVRPFSEESNADTEKNRAGYFAVGSDESAKEDLAKVDKSRSSATPRSRASTIDYKRTAQWIRQLLKNPETHTAKLTERPSKEKRTYYTALKDSPEHSQISRKMTRHTTLPPSDVEPSIFQDTFGELERLLHEALALASRAVDREEAKSADSEQSPRNISNGVAPLTAPDDDTEQFSDIDLTDNKVTTKPASKRAATFPNAARPNESNVDDLYRNISLTPQTAELKNMLGQKIKLHRAVANTKRRHKTRSRQTAPVPERISSRKRSKSLKTTKRRLRPLPTDSDVTSMDGSNDSSDVKISNQSQTQNRSSGPTRPRASTKRIPFMSHKTGENVLPERDPAGRPIHNSRGISLRGKSHVSLRGTQAFSLAKSKRRQPIARDWSPVRKRAIAAVACISTALIGMVIGIYAGLVPSLQYYILDTSHSIINGNVGCFLGMAIPTFFCWPLPLMHGRKPYITTSLVLTMPLLFPQALAVSAQRFYNLTG from the coding sequence ATGTCTCAGGCCAGGCAAACGCGGTCCCTGACGCCTCCAACCGAAGTTCAGCGCCTAACAGATCCCAACACTTCAGCCTACAAACAAGCAGCCTTGCGACGATACAGTTCGGCCGAAAAGCTTGGCGGGAACCCCTCCAATATCCTTAGCTCACACTCTCCATACTCGCCACCGACTGCTGTTCGTATCGACTTCTGCTGCTCTTCACAGGAAGATCTCGCCCTGAACCCCCAACTCCTGGCGAAGGACCCGGAGATGTTGTCAAACTTCTTCCACCCAACTAAAGCTGATGACAATCGGCAAAGAGAGCGATCCGATACGACTGGCGATTTTGACGAAACCCCGTTGCCGAGCCTCCGACCTTCAATGGCTGACATGTCGTTGAAAAAGGTTGAGGGTGACGTCGCCTCAAGCATTTCCGCGGCCAAAAGTGGTGCCTTCCGCCATGCCCTTCTCCAAACCTCTTCCGGGCGCCCGAATATCATCGATAAGGACTTGCCCGTGCCTCCTATTCTGAGTCCACAGGCGAGCAAGAACCATCGCTCGGACACACAAGACGACAAAGGTGACTACGAGAACAGGTTGAAAATTGCTATTCCGTCCAGGAAGTACCCGTACACCCAGCCGCACGACAACACTTTTCCTTTTATCGAGTCACAGCCTTCAGAGTCCATGTCTAACATCAACCCGTCCTTTCCGAGAGAAACGGTCTGCGTGGATCCTCTTTTGCACCCGGACGAGTCTCATATCAAAGCCCACCACCGCGGTCTCCTGAAAGGTGCCGACTTCTGCGATGCTGGCGTTCAAGGACAGCCGATAGCCCAGTTGCCAGATGCATCCTCaagctcttcctcgtcatcgtccacTTCCTCAGAAGCAGCAGTCGTCCACGCCAGAGTCCGCCGTGCCATGACTGGCGACGACCTATGCCTTTCCACTGTCGAAGTTACCGTTCCAAAGCACGGCGGCCACAGCCATGCCACAAAAATAAGGCCGGCCTTTAATTCACCCGCCTTCCACTATCCCAGGGGGGACCAAGAACAGAAATCCCCTATTGGAGTTTCCAAGGTACGGCCTTTTGACCCAGCCAAGGAACATATGTTGCCTGAAAGAACTATCCTTCAATCCTCGGCTGCAGCGGACGACAACAACGGAAGCCTTGCGGCCATTCCTATATCCAAAGTACGCCCCTTTACCCAGGAGCCACCCCAACTGAACCGCCACGCGGGGCATCAGCTGGTTTCTAAGGTACGCCCTTTTAGCGAAGAGTCCAACGCCGACACCGAGAAAAACCGGGCGGGATACTTTGCGGTTGGGTCGGACGAATCGGCGAAAGAGGACCTTGCCAAAGTCGATAAGTCACGATCCTCTGCCACCCCGCGTTCCAGAGCAAGCACTATCGACTACAAACGCACTGCACAGTGGATAAGACAGTTGCTGAAAAATCCAGAGACACACACTGCGAAGTTGACTGAAAGGCCTTCCAAGGAGAAAAGGACATATTATACTGCACTGAAGGACTCCCCAGAGCACAGCCAAATCTCCCGCAAAATGACTCGACATACAACCCTGCCGCCGTCCGATGTTGAGCCCAGTATTTTCCAAGACACTTTTGGGGAGCTTGAGCGTCTGCTCCACGAAGCATTGGCGTTGGCCTCACGAGCCGTGGACCGCGAAGAAGCAAAGTCTGCCGACTCTGAGCAATCCCCACGCAACATCTCGAACGGAGTGGCACCACTCACGGCCCCCGACGACGATACTGAGCAGTTCTCAGACATCGACTTGACTGACAACAAAGTGACCACCAAACCCGCCTCGAAACGCGCTGCCACGTTTCCCAATGCTGCGCGACCCAATGAGAGCAATGTGGACGATTTGTACAGAAACATATCTCTGACCCCTCAGACAGCAGAACTCAAGAACATGCTTGGGCAAAAGATTAAGCTGCACCGAGCAGTCGCGAACACCAAACGTAGGCACAAGACCCGTTCACGTCAGACTGCTCCTGTACCAGAGAGGATTTCGAGCAGGAAAAGGAGTAAAAGTCTGAAGACAACGAAGCGAAGACTCAGACCATTGCCCACAGATTCGGATGTGACCAGCATGGATGGATCCAACGACTCCTCCGATGTCAAAATCTCGAATCAATCGCAAACTCAAAACAGGAGCAGTGGACCTACCCGTCCTCGGGCGAGCACCAAGCGAATTCCTTTCATGTCTCACAAGACTGGCGAGAATGTTCTTCCAGAGCGAGATCCGGCCGGACGCCCGATCCATAACAGCCGTGGTATCAGCCTACGCGGCAAGTCCCATGTCAGTCTGCGTGGTACGCAAGCATTCAGCCTGGCTAAGTCGAAACGACGCCAACCAATTGCCCGAGACTGGTCTCCGGTTCGGAAGAGAGCCATCGCAGCCGTGGCTTGCATCAGTACGGCTCTCATTGGCATGGTCATCGGAATCTACGCCGGCTTGGTACCATCGCTGCAATACTACATTCTCGACACGAGTCACTCAATCATCAACGGAAACGTCGGCTGCTTCCTAGGCATGGCTATCCCGAcgttcttctgctggccaCTTCCCCTCATGCATGGGCGCAAGCCATACATCACAACTAGCCTGGTCTTGACAATGCCGCTTCTATTTCCACAGGCTCTGGCCGTAAGCGCCCAGCGGTTTTATAATCTCACCGGATAG
- a CDS encoding Pyridoxal-dependent decarboxylase, with amino-acid sequence MASFDLHARLRAALPDGNKAPTLPSSMALANASASLPRPTKKGYLSPLGTEATLTHILDEVVPGLNGQARSGRYYGFVTGGSLPVAEVADNIVSALDQNVQVHLPSQTVATELESVALRMLADVLGLEDGVGEANVWEGRTFTTGATASNIIGLACGREAIIERRGGRVGEAGILGACLAAGVKEIQVLTSMGHSSLFKAASVVGLGRASVKEVPASTDEPWRLDLDALERALSREGVVSIIAVSAGEVNTGRFATGGFAEMRRLRDLADKFGAWIHVDGAFGIFARALESTPEFEKIRGLASGLELADSITVDGHKLLNVPYDCGMFFTRSLAILTSVFTNPNAAYLSSGPSSIPSPLNIGLENSRRFRALPAYAVLRSEGRTGIAAILGRMVLLARRVAQWIRESEAYELLPEGAWDLKETHMVVLFRARDETVNEELVGRINATREIYVSGTSWKGMKAVRIAVGSWRVDVERDFDVVTRVLGEMVRG; translated from the exons ATGGCATCTTTCGACTTACACGCTCGGCTCCGCGCCGCCCTTCCGGACGGAAACAAGGCCCCCACTCTCCCCTCCTCGATGGCCCTCGCCAACGCGTCAGCTTCACTTCCACGGCCCACCAAGAAAGGCTACCTTTCACCGCTGGGAACCGAGGCCACGCTCACCcacatcctcgacgaggtcgtcccAGGCCTCAACGGGCAGGCGCGGAGCGGGCGATACTACGGCTTCGTCACGGGCGGATCGCTGCCCGTAGCCGAGGTGGCGGACAACATCGTCTCGGCGCTGGACCAGAACGTGCAGGTGCATCTACCCTCGCAGACGGTGGCGACGGAGTTGGAGAGTGTCGCTCTCAGGATGCTTGCTGATGTGCTGGgtctcgaggacggcgtggGCGAGGCGAATGTCTGGGAGGGGAGGACTTTCACGACGGGTGCGACGGCAAGCAACATTATTGGTCTGGCCTGCGGAAGggaggccatcatcgagaGACGAGGCGGCAgggtcggcgaggcgggcaTCCTGGGCGCGTGTCTGGCGGCGGGCGTGAAGGAGATTCAGGTACTGACGAGCATGGGACACAGTTCGCTGTTCAAGGCGGCGAGCGTCGTCGGGCTAGGAAGAGCTAGTGTAAAAGAGGTGCCTGCAAGCACTGACGAGCCGTGGAGGTTGGATCTGGACGCCTTGGAGAGGGCCTTGAGCAGAGAGGGTGTGGTGAGTATCATTGCCGTGAGTGCTGGGGAGGTGAATACGGGCAGGTTCGCGACAGGTGGGTTCGCGGAAATGAGAAGGCTGAGAGACTTGGCTGATAAGTTTGGGGCGTGGATTCATGTCGATGGAG CTTTTGGTATCTTTGCGAGGGCACTGGAGTCGACGCCCGAGTTTGAGAAGATTAGGGGCTTGGCATCGGGTTTGGAGCTTGCGGACAGCATTACTGTCGACGGACACAAGCTTCTGAATGTG CCCTACGACTGCGGCATGTTCTTCACGCGCTCCCTCGCGATCCTCACGTCCGTCTTCACAAACCCCAACGCAGCTTACCTCTCATCGGGCCCTTCATCCATTCCCTCCCCGCTCAACATTGGGCTCGAGAACTCGCGCCGCTTCCGGGCCCTTCCAGCCTATGCAGTGCTCCGATCCGAAGGGCGGACTGGCATCGCCGCAATCCTGGGGAGAATGGTCCTTCTCGCGCGCCGGGTGGCTCAGTGGATTCGCGAGTCGGAGGCGTATGAGCTGCTCCCCGAGGGGGCCTGGGACTTGAAGGAGACACACATGGTCGTCCTCTTCCGGGCGCGTGATGAAACGGTCAACGAGGAGCTGGTGGGACGAATCAACGCCACACGAGAGATATACGTCAGCGGAACGAGCTGGAAGGGGATGAAGGCCGTGAGGATTGCAGTGGGGAGCTGGAGGGTTGACGTCGAGAGAGACTTTGACGTCGTGACGCGGGTGTTGGGGGAGATGGTCAGGGGATAA
- a CDS encoding Transcription factor TFIIH complex subunit Tfb5, with protein sequence MPRAIRGVLIECDPSIKSIIVNIDSNNHDYIIEDLDDQHVVVKENMVAALKRQLDEVGSRFPIPDSRFRPSPEHSAGTVEGDAAARRKFGL encoded by the exons ATGCCGCGCGCCATCAGAG GAGTCCTCATCGAGTGCGACCCCTCCATCAAgtccatcatcgtcaacatCGACTCCAACAACCACGACTACATcatcgaggacctcgacgaccaGCACGTCGTTGTCAAGGAGAACatggtcgccgccctcaagaGACAGCTTGACGAGGTTGGTTCCCGATTCCCGATTCCCGATTCCCGATTCCGTCCATCTCCGGAACATTCTGCAGGGA CGGTTGAAGGAGACGCAGCAGCCCGACGAAAGTTCGGACTCTGA
- a CDS encoding Polyamine transport protein — translation MNFHSILTDLFGASLMSSNPHQEVVDDFDVRRHGGGMGVWLGIWTWCYIASLGFGFLIGAAVIDELQPAWGFYISIILVAVVLLLNTLCPEVRRSAFRRSVVEVRTGTDITRRVARGEIMMHRVKDGPRWWGQELYHGVALCFEMLRQPGFATMAVYSGWIYAQVVLIIVLLGSLSSRFYRMRSPYVGLMVAAMAFGAVVAIPFQKASYFSRARHTQVNTSRLTFDKQVTWTSHLLRRSVFAVGLPLAGLAYTLVSTGPPTHPSAPAIVAAMIGFLSCLAISECNGLIMETFDTSDLQPGMTGRHRGNSDIAQKKKNYSAYPRVTAGFAVCHSMGFIFAAGATALGGMAQRNLGQRAATGVVAGILLILTVMLLLCLVRFKEVVIIPESKTDEMEKWTAARRQSIKRRDSMPAGAVDDKDVIAEEEPWRPFIVGNPTNKTRRVNVLELGSMSRFTEIRKRNKLIDANQHLNRAALDAGLDALDDQISDIVSDIVSDAKDLVRRSSQRSQRSQRTSHSRRNHRGASSENSGNSSIEMTSVDDRLSLNSHRPRMPADVYNERECLRGQTVKEE, via the coding sequence ATGAACTTCCATTCCATTCTCACTGACCTCTTTGGCGCATCTCTCATGAGCAGCAATCCTCACCAGGAAGTTGTCGATGACTTCGACGTAAGGAGGCATGGTGGCGGCATGGGCGTTTGGCTAGGCATTTGGACTTGGTGCTATATTGCATCCCTCGGTTTCGGGTTCCTGATTGGGGCGGCCGTGatcgacgagctccagccAGCGTGGGGATTCTACATTAGCATCATTCTCGTGGCCGTGGTCCTCTTACTCAATACTCTCTGCCCCGAAGTGCGCCGCTCCGCCTTCAGAAGATCAGTCGTGGAAGTAAGAACCGGCACTGACATCACCCGACGCGTTGCTCGCGGTGAGATCATGATGCACCGCGTCAAAGATGGACCCAGGTGGTGGGGGCAGGAGCTGTACCATGGAGTCGCCCTTTGCTTCGAAATGCTCCGGCAGCCCGGCTTTGCGACCATGGCCGTTTACTCTGGCTGGATCTACGCCCAAGTCGTTCTTATCATTGTCTTGTTGGGCTCACTATCATCAAGATTCTATCGAATGCGGTCGCCATATGTCGGACTCATGGTTGCAGCGATGGCGTTTGGCGCTGTTGTTGCGATACCGTTTCAAAAAGCAAGCTACTTTTCCCGGGCAAGGCATACACAAGTAAACACCAGCCGTTTGACATTCGATAAGCAAGTCACATGGACATCGCATCTCCTCCGCCGCTCTGTGTTCGCTGTCGGTCTTCCACTGGCAGGCCTTGCATATACCTTGGTGAGCACTGGCCCGCCAACGCATCCAAGTGCGCCCGCCATTGTTGCGGCTATGATCGGTTTTCTTTCCTGCTTGGCAATTTCCGAATGCAACGGACTCATCATGGAAACTTTTGATACTTCGGACCTTCAGCCTGGGATGACGGGCCGTCATCGGGGCAACTCGGATATCGCCCAGAAAAAGAAGAACTACTCAGCCTATCCTCGTGTCACCGCCGGATTCGCCGTTTGTCATTCAATGGGCTTCATCTTTGCGGCAGGAGCAACTGCACTCGGCGGCATGGCGCAAAGAAACCTGGGTCAGAGAGCAGCTACTGGGGTGGTTGCCGGCATACTGCTTATTCTGACCGTCATGCTATTGCTGTGCCTGGTCCGTTTCAAAGAAGTGGTCATCATCCCCGAGAGCAAAACCGACGAGATGGAAAAATGGACTGCCGCCCGGAGACAGTCCATCAAACGGCGCGATTCAATGCCGGCTGGCGCAGTTGACGACAAAGATGtcatcgccgaggaagagccGTGGCGTCCTTTCATCGTTGGCAATCCCACCAACAAGACACGACGAGTCAACGTGCTTGAGCTGGGTAGTATGTCGCGTTTCACGGAGATCAGGAAGAGGAACAAACTCATCGACGCCAACCAGCATCTTAACCGAGCCGCTCTGGATGCTGGGCTggatgcccttgacgatCAAATCAGCGACATCGTGAGCGACATTGTCAGCGACGCCAAAGATCTCGTGAGAAGAAGCAGTCAAAGAAGTCAGCGAAGCCAGCGCACCTCCCACTCGCGGCGGAATCATCGAGGCGCGTCAAGCGAGAACAGCGGCAACTCTTCCATTGAGATGACTTCCGTGGACGACAGATTGTCACTCAATAGCCATCGCCCTCGAATGCCTGCAGATGTCTACAACGAGCGAGAGTGTCTTCGAGGCCAGACGGTGAAGGAGGAATGA
- a CDS encoding UBA/TS-N domain-containing protein — translation MAGVLSKRQQARNEKVLHDLVQSVPGNNFCADCQARNPAWASWSLGVFLCMRCAAIHRKLGTHISKVKSLSMDSWSNEQVEVRPKFAFVNLHGDALTRRPQNMKKVGNVRSNQIYNQDNKKPPVPVDADEADSAMERFIRTKYVNNKPVPVRKQHSSLSDEGIPPPLPPKSGGKFGFRSASSIFPLSSRLKKDSSLRSTMSSPRDMPRSPSPTDLPNKPSKVFGASVSYEQEDTERKLVSLRDMGFSDGQRNAMVLKGVSGNLERAIETLVRLGESDRRSPSLTGPRESSLRGSRSHANLSASSGLSAPQPTFSDHTQSPSTASSNNPFDMLPPQPQSSQSTGTLQNKNPYANNPFGAPTQQQQDVNQAFGNLSLAPAQPLFPHHTGGLPASQPFAQPQQMYHQSMTPPVPQQQQSYNPMSFNNSNMTYPQPIQPQATGYNPFFTNQMQPQLQQNLGVNTAPTSSPFANNPFTRSPTRIQSPSLGQIPEQSQTSFYTDSPQTASPQTSNPFFAQRGSQLPQPPPQQSYQQQFQQEQNPFQQQGQQHFQPQGQQHFQQGQPLFQQQETGQHQYQAPAPQPAYQQPQRPDKASILALYNYPQLAPQTFAAHAQPQEAAQTETAAPRQPDHDTNGSMQTAGNKNPFLANGTTSPAVAPVQGIGTEVGPRKPGVSRESMAFTDMQWTNGRHSPDAFASLSARHM, via the exons ATGGCTGGTGTCTTGAGTAAGCGCCAGCAGGCCCGCAACGAAAAGGTCCTACACGATCTGGTCCAGTCAGTCCCAGGAAACAACTTTTGCGCCGACTGCCAGGCACGGAATCCAG CATGGGCCTCATGGAGT CTTGGTGTGTTTCTTTGCATGAGATGTGCCGCCATCCATCGAAAGTTGGGCACGCACATCTCCAAGGTGAAATCCTTGAGCATGGACAGCTGGTCTAACGAGCAAGTCGAGGTTCGTCCCAAATTCGCTTTCGTGAACCTGCACGGTGACGCCCTAACCCGTAGACCGCAGAATATGAAGAAGGTCGGCAATGTCAGATCCAACCAGATCTACAACCAAGACAACAAGAAGCCACCCGTCCCCGTCGATGCTGACGAGGCCGACTCGGCCATGGAACGTTTCATCCGCACCAAATACGTCAACAACAAACCTGTTCCCGTGAGGAAACAACACTCCAGTCTCTCGGATGAGGGTATCCCACCGCCGTTACCACCCAAATCGGGAGGCAAGTTCGGCTTCCGATCTGCCTCGTCAATCTTCCCCCTGTCGTCTCGCTTGAAGAAGGATTCGTCATTGCGCAGTACCATGTCGAGCCCCAGAGACATGCCTCGAAGCCCTTCGCCCACCGATCTCCCAAATAAGCCCTCCAAGGTGTTCGGCGCGAGTGTTTCCTACGAACAGGAAGACACAGAAAGGAAGCTGGTGAGCTTACGGGACATGGGGTTCTCTGATGGCCAGCGCAACGCCATGGTGCTGAAGGGAGTGAGCGGAAACCTGGAGAGGGCCATTGAGACCCTGGTGCGATTAGGAGAAAGCGACAGGAGGTCGCCCTCTCTGACTGGGCCTCGTGAGAGCTCGTTGCGCGGATCACGATCGCATGCGAACCTGTCGGCGTCCAGCGGCCTATCTGCGCCACAGCCAACATTTAGTGACCACACTCAGTCTCCTTCCACCGCCTCCAGCAACAACCCGTTCGATATGCTGCCACCGCAGCCGCAGTCTTCGCAATCGACCGGCACGCTACAGAACAAGAACCCATACGCGAACAACCCCTTCGGAGCACCGACTCAGCAGCAACAAGACGTCAACCAGGCCTTCGGCAATCTGTCGCTGGCGCCCGCCCAGCCCCTGTTCCCTCATCACACCGGCGGTCTCCCGGCTTCGCAACCGTTCGCTCAACCTCAGCAGATGTACCACCAgtcgatgacgccgccggtaccgcaacagcaacagagCTACAACCCTATGAgctttaataatagtaatatgACGTATCCTCAACCAATCCAGCCGCAGGCGACAGGCTACAACCCGTTCTTCACGAATCAGATGCAGCCTCAGCTCCAACAGAACCTGGGTGTCAACACTGCCCCGACATCGAGCCCATTTGCCAACAACCCTTTCACGCGGTCTCCAACGCGGATCCAGTCCCCCTCTCTAGGCCAAATACCCGAGCAGTCGCAAACAAGCTTTTACACGGACTCGCCGCAAACGGCCTCACCCCAAACCAGCAACCCGTTTTTTGCACAAAGAGGCTCCCAGCtgccacaaccaccaccgcaGCAGTCTTATCAGCAGCAGTTCCAGCAAGAGCAAAATCCGTTCCAGCAGCAGGGACAACAGCACTTTCAGCCACAGGGACAGCAACACTTCCAACAGGGGCAGCCGCTCTTCCAGCAACAAGAAACGGGGCAACATCAATATcaagctccagctcctcaGCCAGCCTACCAGCAGCCTCAGCGGCCTGACAAGGCCTCAATCCTGGCCCTTTACAACTATCCGCAATTGGCTCCTCAGACTTTTGCTGCCCACGCCCAACCACAAGAAGCGGCGCAGACGGAAACCGCGGCGCCTCGGCAGCCGGACCACGACACGAATGGATCGATGCAGACGGCAGGGAACAAGAACCCGTTTTTGGCAAACGGTACGACATCGCCTGCCGTGGCCCCGGTCCAAGGAATCGGAACGGAGGTCGGTCCGCGCAAACCGGGCGTCAGCCGGGAGAGCATGGCCTTCACGGACATGCAATGGACAAACGGTCGTCACAGTCCCGACGCCTTTGCCAGCCTGAGCGCGAGGCACATGTAA
- a CDS encoding Enoyl-CoA hydratase/isomerase, whose amino-acid sequence MATFKDYTYTYFLVTSPAPFVVHVQINRPQKLNAFSEPVWREFGAVFDHLSHDPDVRAVVLSAVGDRAFSAGLDVQDAANSPLGSGLGGDPARYATVMRRHVVEFQNAIAAAEKCEKPVICVLHGVSIGIAIDISCCADVRICARNTRFAVKEVDIGLAADLGTLSRLPKLVGNTSWVKDVCLSARDFSADEALSVGFVSRVLESKEAAVEAGLKLAAFIAEKSPVAVQGTKELLNHARDHSVEEMPGFNGEAYLRYTTVWNSAMLQSSDLQTALMSGLSKKKPTFEKL is encoded by the exons ATGGCGACCTTCAAGGACTACACCTACACCTATTTTCTCGTCACCTCACCGGCGCCCTTTGTCGTACATGTCCAGATAAACCGCCCGCAAAAGCTCAACGCTTTCTCGGAGCCTGTCTGGCGCGagttcggcgccgtcttcgaccaCCTGAGTCACGACCCGGAcgtccgcgccgtcgtcctctccgccgtcggcgaccgcgccttctccgccggcctcgatgtTCAGGATGCCGCCAACAGCCCGCTCGGCTCGGGGCTCGGAGGGGACCCCGCGCGGTACGCGACCGTCATGCGTCGGCACGTTGTCGAGTTCCAGAACGCTATCGCAGCGGCGGAAAAGTGCGAGAAGC CCGTGATCTGCGTACTCCACGGGGTCTCCATCGGTATCGCCATCGACATATCGTGCTGCGCCGATGTGCGCATCTGCGCACGCAACACGCGcttcgccgtcaaggaggtcGACATCGGTCTCGCCGCTGACCTCGGCACGCTCAGCCGGCTACCCAAGCTCGTGGGGAATACATCATGGGTCAAGGACGTCTGCCTCTCAGCGCGCGACTTCTCGGCTGATGAGGCGCTGTCCGTCGGCTTTGTTAGCCGGGTGCTCGAGTCAAaggaggcggccgtcgaggcgggACTGAAGCTCGCGGCCTTCATTGCCGAGAAGAGCCCCGTGGCGGTGCAGGGCACCAAAGAGCTGTTGAACCACGCGAGGGACCACTCGGTCGAGGAAA TGCCTGGCTTCAATGGCGAGGCTT ACTTGCGCTACACGACTGTTTGGAACTCGGCCATGCTGCAGTCGAGCGATCTCCAGACCGCTCTGATGTCTGGTTTgtccaagaagaagcccaCATTCGAGAAGCTCTAA